In a single window of the Deltaproteobacteria bacterium RBG_16_64_85 genome:
- a CDS encoding 7-cyano-7-deazaguanine synthase QueC has product MTVPPKPKGVVLVSGGMDSLVLAAFTLRESEIALLHVNYGQPTQRKELACFHAIADHLKVRDRLVADIGYLKVIGGSALTDPRIAIPQPDLSRDGVPVTYVPFRNAHFLCIAVSWAEVIGAKNVYIGAVMADSSGYPDCRPEFYEAMNEAIRLGTKEGSGIAVRAPFVRLRKKDLVLMGKSLDVPFGRSWSCYREGEKACGRCDSCALRLRAFAEAGVSDPIEYERESDRTGGPGAGGVRPSY; this is encoded by the coding sequence ATGACCGTTCCGCCCAAACCGAAAGGGGTCGTGCTCGTCAGCGGCGGGATGGACAGCCTCGTGCTGGCGGCCTTCACCCTGCGGGAGAGCGAGATCGCCCTCCTGCACGTGAATTACGGCCAGCCCACCCAGCGGAAGGAACTTGCCTGCTTCCACGCGATCGCCGACCACCTCAAGGTCAGGGACCGGCTGGTGGCCGACATCGGGTATCTGAAGGTGATCGGTGGCAGCGCCCTGACGGACCCCCGAATCGCCATCCCCCAGCCCGATCTTTCCCGCGACGGGGTTCCCGTAACCTACGTCCCCTTCCGCAACGCGCATTTCTTGTGCATCGCCGTGTCGTGGGCCGAGGTGATCGGGGCGAAAAACGTCTACATCGGGGCGGTGATGGCGGACTCCTCCGGCTATCCCGACTGCCGGCCCGAATTCTACGAAGCGATGAACGAGGCGATCCGCCTGGGGACAAAGGAGGGGAGCGGGATCGCCGTCCGGGCCCCGTTTGTCCGCCTGAGGAAGAAGGACCTCGTCCTGATGGGGAAATCCCTCGACGTTCCGTTCGGGCGCTCCTGGTCCTGTTACCGGGAAGGCGAGAAGGCGTGCGGCCGGTGCGACTCGTGCGCCCTGAGATTGCGGGCCTTCGCGGAGGCGGGCGTTTCCGACCCGATCGAGTATGAGCGAGAATCCGACCGGACAGGAGGTCCGGGCGCGGGCGGGGTCCGGCCCTCCTACTGA
- a CDS encoding asparaginyl/glutamyl-tRNA amidotransferase subunit C, producing MAITREEVFHVARLARLALSEAEVDRLRDQLGNLLDYIRQLDTLDTRNVVPTSHAVEMGTPFRDDSVRPFGDKEAILANAPDRVDDFFRVPRIIED from the coding sequence ATGGCGATCACGCGGGAAGAGGTATTCCACGTGGCGAGGCTGGCCAGGCTCGCCCTCTCGGAGGCCGAGGTGGACCGGCTCCGGGACCAGCTCGGAAACCTCCTCGATTACATCCGTCAGCTGGACACCCTCGACACCAGGAACGTCGTCCCCACCTCCCATGCCGTGGAAATGGGCACGCCGTTCCGGGACGATTCCGTCCGCCCGTTCGGCGACAAGGAGGCGATCCTGGCAAACGCCCCCGACCGCGTCGACGACTTCTTCCGCGTGCCGCGCATCATCGAGGACTAG
- the gatA gene encoding aspartyl/glutamyl-tRNA amidotransferase subunit A (allows the formation of correctly charged Asn-tRNA(Asn) or Gln-tRNA(Gln) through the transamidation of misacylated Asp-tRNA(Asn) or Glu-tRNA(Gln) in organisms which lack either or both of asparaginyl-tRNA or glutaminyl-tRNA synthetases; reaction takes place in the presence of glutamine and ATP through an activated phospho-Asp-tRNA(Asn) or phospho-Glu-tRNA) has translation MHEWTLLEAAAKVRSKEVSSRELTRVLLDRIERANPRINAYITVLPEKAMKDALACDEAQAGGSTLGPLHGVPVGLKDIFCTRGIRTTCGSRILHNFLPPYDAAVTEKIAASGAVLLGKQNMDEFAMGSSTETSHFGPTRNPWAPDRIPGGSSGGTAAAVAAGLCFAGVGTDTGGSIRQPASLCGVVGIKPTYGRVSRYGMIAFASSLDQGGPVARTVPDAAAMLGIIAGHDRRDSTSVDLPVPDFLAATQKDVRGLKVGLPREYFEGGGLDPSVTAAVEKTLAALVSQGAQAVGISLPHTAFALSAYYILAPAEASSNLARYDGVRYGYRATSEGGLIEMMSKTRAEAFGAEVKRRIMIGTYALSAGYYEAYYGKAQKVRTLIRRDFEAAFSKVDAILTPTAPTPAFRLGEKMGDPLTMYLSDIFTIPCNLAGIPGISVPCGMSAEGLPIGAQLLGNLFREETLFTAAAAIERALPLPRLAPLEGE, from the coding sequence ATGCACGAATGGACACTCCTCGAGGCAGCGGCGAAGGTCCGCTCCAAGGAGGTCTCCTCCCGCGAGCTGACCCGCGTGCTCCTCGACCGGATCGAGCGGGCAAACCCGAGGATCAACGCGTACATCACCGTCCTTCCGGAGAAGGCGATGAAGGATGCCCTGGCGTGCGACGAGGCGCAGGCCGGGGGAAGTACGCTGGGACCACTGCACGGGGTCCCCGTGGGCCTGAAGGACATCTTCTGCACCCGCGGGATCCGGACCACGTGCGGAAGCCGGATCCTGCACAACTTCCTCCCCCCGTACGACGCCGCGGTTACGGAGAAAATTGCCGCCTCCGGCGCGGTCCTCCTGGGAAAGCAGAACATGGACGAGTTCGCAATGGGCTCCTCCACGGAAACCTCCCACTTCGGGCCGACGCGGAACCCCTGGGCGCCGGACCGGATCCCGGGCGGCTCCTCCGGGGGGACGGCGGCGGCGGTGGCAGCGGGCCTGTGCTTTGCGGGTGTGGGGACCGACACCGGCGGCTCGATCCGCCAGCCGGCATCATTGTGCGGGGTCGTCGGGATCAAGCCCACCTACGGGCGCGTATCCCGGTACGGGATGATCGCCTTCGCATCCTCCCTGGACCAGGGCGGACCCGTAGCCCGCACCGTTCCGGATGCGGCGGCGATGCTGGGCATCATCGCGGGGCACGACCGCAGGGACTCCACCTCGGTCGACCTCCCCGTGCCGGACTTCCTGGCGGCGACGCAGAAGGACGTCAGGGGGCTTAAGGTGGGGCTCCCACGGGAGTATTTCGAGGGGGGAGGGCTCGACCCATCGGTTACGGCCGCCGTGGAAAAGACGCTCGCCGCGCTCGTGTCCCAGGGTGCGCAGGCGGTGGGGATCTCCCTTCCCCACACGGCGTTCGCCCTGTCGGCCTACTACATCCTCGCGCCGGCGGAAGCCTCCTCCAACCTCGCCCGGTACGACGGCGTGCGGTACGGCTACCGCGCCACGAGCGAGGGGGGGCTGATCGAGATGATGTCGAAGACGCGGGCGGAGGCATTCGGCGCGGAGGTGAAGCGCCGCATCATGATCGGGACCTACGCGCTGTCCGCCGGATATTACGAGGCCTATTACGGCAAGGCACAGAAGGTCCGGACGCTCATCCGCCGGGACTTCGAGGCGGCGTTCTCGAAAGTGGACGCGATCCTTACCCCCACGGCGCCCACGCCGGCCTTCCGCCTCGGGGAGAAGATGGGCGACCCGCTGACGATGTACCTCTCCGACATCTTCACGATCCCGTGCAACCTCGCCGGGATCCCGGGGATCTCGGTGCCGTGCGGGATGTCCGCGGAAGGGCTGCCGATCGGCGCCCAGCTGTTGGGGAATCTTTTCCGGGAGGAGACCCTGTTCACGGCCGCCGCGGCGATCGAGCGCGCCCTCCCGCTCCCGCGGCTGGCCCCGCTCGAAGGGGAATGA
- a CDS encoding nicotinamidase, with the protein MAPSDRALLVIDMLEDFVRAGAPLEVPETRKILPAVRRRIARARKAGERVVYVCDSHLRHDPEFARMGWPPHAVAGTPGAAVVAAISPEPGDVVVDKKTYSGFHRTSLQSVLRRYGVREISLSGCVTNICILYTAADAAMRGYDVTVDETLVAGLDPKTHAFALDQMEKVLGVRVIRRRE; encoded by the coding sequence ATGGCTCCTTCGGATCGCGCGCTTCTCGTCATCGACATGCTGGAGGATTTCGTCCGTGCCGGGGCGCCGCTGGAGGTGCCGGAAACGCGGAAGATCCTGCCCGCGGTGCGCCGCCGAATCGCCCGGGCGCGAAAAGCAGGGGAGCGGGTGGTTTACGTGTGCGACTCCCACCTTCGGCACGATCCCGAATTCGCGCGCATGGGATGGCCTCCCCATGCCGTCGCCGGAACGCCCGGAGCCGCTGTCGTGGCGGCGATCTCCCCGGAGCCCGGGGATGTCGTCGTGGACAAGAAGACGTACTCGGGGTTCCACCGGACCTCGCTCCAGTCCGTCCTGCGCCGGTACGGGGTCCGGGAGATCTCGCTTTCCGGCTGCGTCACCAACATCTGCATCCTCTACACCGCGGCCGACGCCGCCATGCGCGGCTACGACGTGACCGTCGACGAAACGCTCGTGGCGGGGCTCGACCCGAAGACGCATGCCTTCGCGCTCGATCAGATGGAGAAGGTCCTGGGCGTGCGGGTGATCCGCCGCCGGGAATAA
- a CDS encoding aspartyl/glutamyl-tRNA amidotransferase subunit B, which translates to MEFEAVIGLEVHAQLSTRSKIFCACSAGFGAPQNENTCPVCTGMPGVLPVLNRRVVEFAIRTALATSCAVQKKSVFARKNYFYPDLPKAYQISQYELPLALAGHIDIEVDGAAKRIGITRIHMEEDAGKLVHEGEFAGAQASLADLNRCSVPLMEIVSEPDLRSPEEAGAYLRRLRDILVYLEVCDGNMEEGSFRCDANVSVRPKGQTEFGTRAELKNMNSFRNVEKAIEHEIRRQSEQIEDGGKVNQETRLWDAAAGVTIPMRGKEEAHDYRYFPDPDLLPLIVDDAWVEKLRKTIPELPGEKIARFVKTYGIPRYDAGLLSSSRPLADFFEASAAVYGANPKVTANECIHWKDAIATCKLSPETVAHAVEDRETGAISATASKTLVELAIRTGTPIRRLRDEMGLTQVSDAGALEETVAKVIAANPKEVESYRNGKSGLLSFFVGQVMKETRGKANPKIVQEVLKKKLG; encoded by the coding sequence ATGGAGTTCGAAGCGGTCATCGGGCTGGAGGTCCACGCCCAGCTGTCCACGCGGAGCAAGATCTTCTGCGCCTGCTCCGCCGGCTTCGGGGCGCCGCAAAACGAGAACACCTGCCCGGTGTGCACCGGCATGCCGGGGGTTCTCCCGGTCCTCAACCGCAGGGTGGTCGAGTTCGCCATCCGGACCGCTCTCGCCACCTCGTGCGCGGTTCAGAAAAAGAGCGTCTTCGCCCGGAAGAACTATTTTTACCCCGACCTGCCGAAGGCGTACCAGATCTCCCAGTACGAACTGCCGCTGGCCCTGGCCGGACACATCGACATCGAGGTCGACGGCGCGGCGAAACGGATCGGCATCACGCGGATCCACATGGAGGAGGATGCCGGGAAGCTCGTCCACGAGGGCGAGTTCGCGGGGGCGCAGGCCTCCCTTGCGGATCTCAACCGCTGCTCCGTTCCGCTCATGGAGATCGTCTCCGAGCCCGACCTGCGGTCGCCGGAGGAGGCGGGGGCCTATCTGCGCCGCCTGCGGGACATCCTGGTCTACCTGGAAGTGTGCGACGGGAACATGGAGGAGGGCTCCTTCCGCTGCGACGCCAACGTCTCCGTCCGTCCGAAAGGGCAAACGGAGTTCGGGACCAGGGCTGAACTCAAGAACATGAACTCCTTCCGGAACGTTGAAAAAGCCATCGAGCATGAAATCCGCCGCCAGAGCGAGCAGATCGAGGACGGAGGGAAAGTGAACCAGGAGACGCGGTTGTGGGACGCCGCAGCCGGCGTCACGATCCCGATGCGCGGGAAGGAAGAGGCCCACGACTACCGGTACTTCCCCGACCCCGACCTTCTCCCCCTGATCGTGGACGACGCGTGGGTGGAGAAACTGCGCAAAACGATTCCCGAGCTGCCGGGGGAGAAGATCGCCCGCTTCGTCAAAACGTACGGGATCCCCCGGTACGACGCCGGGCTGCTTTCCTCCTCCCGCCCGCTGGCCGATTTTTTCGAGGCTTCGGCGGCCGTGTACGGCGCCAACCCCAAGGTCACCGCCAACGAGTGCATCCACTGGAAGGACGCCATCGCCACCTGCAAGCTCTCCCCGGAGACGGTCGCCCACGCCGTGGAAGACCGGGAGACCGGAGCGATCTCGGCCACGGCCTCCAAGACGCTGGTCGAGCTGGCGATCCGGACCGGGACGCCGATCCGCCGGCTCCGCGACGAGATGGGTCTGACCCAGGTCTCCGATGCGGGGGCGCTCGAGGAAACCGTCGCGAAGGTCATCGCGGCAAACCCCAAAGAGGTGGAGAGCTACCGCAACGGGAAGTCCGGGCTTCTTTCCTTCTTCGTCGGGCAGGTGATGAAGGAGACCAGGGGCAAGGCCAACCCCAAGATCGTGCAAGAGGTGCTCAAGAAGAAGCTCGGTTAG
- a CDS encoding S-methyl-5-thioribose-1-phosphate isomerase, with product MPFRTLEWTRDALLLLDQRILPEKESVLRYTDAAGVADAIRTMVVRGAPAIGVAAAFGLVLSVRADDRANRPWREAFREAAEMLGATRPTAVNLFWAIERMRRAASALPDDPREARCRLEREAVAICEEDVEANRRMGAHGAKLFFSGTSVLTHCNAGALATAGYGTALGVIRAAVAAGKRIHVYVDETRPFLQGARLTAWELMKDRIPCTLITDNMAAKLMGDGKIQAAIVGADRIARNGDVANKIGTYGVAVLCRVHKIPFYVAAPCSTIDPAIRTGKEIPIEERDGREVTHLMGRRVAPEGVTVCNPAFDVTPARYVSAIATEKGVLRPPLFRAIRELFR from the coding sequence TTGCCGTTTCGCACCCTGGAGTGGACCCGGGACGCCCTGCTCCTCCTGGACCAGCGCATTCTTCCCGAAAAGGAATCGGTCCTGCGCTACACGGACGCCGCAGGCGTCGCCGATGCCATCCGGACGATGGTGGTCCGCGGGGCGCCGGCGATCGGCGTGGCGGCGGCCTTCGGGCTGGTGCTCTCGGTGCGGGCGGACGACAGGGCGAATCGCCCGTGGAGGGAAGCGTTCCGGGAGGCAGCGGAGATGCTCGGCGCGACGCGGCCCACCGCCGTCAACCTCTTCTGGGCGATCGAGCGGATGCGCAGGGCGGCGTCGGCGCTGCCGGACGATCCGCGGGAGGCGAGGTGCCGGCTGGAGCGGGAGGCCGTCGCTATCTGCGAGGAAGACGTGGAAGCCAACCGCCGGATGGGGGCGCACGGGGCGAAGCTCTTCTTCTCCGGAACCTCGGTGCTCACTCACTGCAACGCGGGGGCGCTTGCGACCGCCGGCTACGGGACGGCCCTCGGGGTGATCCGGGCGGCGGTGGCCGCGGGCAAGAGGATCCACGTCTACGTCGACGAGACGCGGCCCTTCCTGCAGGGGGCAAGGCTCACCGCTTGGGAGCTCATGAAGGACCGGATCCCCTGCACGCTCATCACCGACAACATGGCGGCGAAACTGATGGGGGACGGGAAGATCCAGGCGGCGATCGTAGGCGCGGACCGGATCGCCCGCAACGGCGACGTGGCGAACAAGATCGGCACCTACGGTGTGGCGGTCCTGTGCCGGGTCCACAAGATCCCCTTCTACGTGGCGGCTCCCTGTTCCACGATCGACCCGGCGATCCGCACGGGGAAGGAGATCCCCATCGAAGAGCGCGACGGGAGGGAAGTGACCCACCTGATGGGGAGACGGGTCGCCCCGGAAGGGGTGACCGTCTGCAACCCGGCCTTCGACGTCACGCCGGCGCGTTACGTTTCCGCTATCGCGACCGAGAAGGGGGTCCTGCGCCCTCCGCTCTTCCGCGCCATCCGGGAACTCTTTCGGTGA
- a CDS encoding branched chain amino acid aminotransferase (catalyzes the transamination of the branched-chain amino acids to their respective alpha-keto acids), with protein MVQKMKKIWMDGKLVDWDDARIHVLAHTLHYGVGAFEGIRCYKIEDGASAVFRLKEHVDRLFASAHILTLDVPHTPEEICQAIRKTLHANSLVEGYIRPIVFIGEGEMGLFARTNPVHVAIAVWPWGSYLGDEGLKKGIRAKVSSFNRHHVNTAMTKGKINGYYVNSVLAKWEVVKAGYDEAVLLDTEGYVAEASGENIFIVRNGILQTTPLTSILPGITRDSVLTIAHKLDLPVKEMRFSRDEMYIAEEMFFTGTAAEITPVREVDDRRVGTGKPGPVTKQIQEKFFDIVRGRDALFLHWLDTLK; from the coding sequence GTGGTCCAGAAAATGAAGAAGATCTGGATGGACGGCAAGCTCGTCGACTGGGACGACGCCCGCATCCACGTGCTGGCCCACACGCTGCACTACGGGGTCGGGGCGTTCGAGGGGATCCGCTGCTATAAGATCGAGGACGGAGCCTCGGCGGTCTTCCGGCTCAAGGAGCATGTCGACCGGCTCTTCGCCTCGGCGCACATCCTGACGCTGGATGTCCCCCACACCCCCGAGGAGATCTGCCAGGCCATCCGGAAGACGCTTCACGCCAACAGCCTCGTCGAAGGGTACATCCGTCCCATCGTATTCATCGGCGAAGGGGAGATGGGGCTTTTCGCGCGCACGAACCCCGTCCATGTGGCCATCGCCGTCTGGCCGTGGGGGTCGTACCTGGGAGACGAGGGACTCAAAAAAGGGATCCGCGCCAAGGTCTCCTCCTTCAACCGGCACCACGTCAACACGGCGATGACCAAGGGAAAGATCAACGGGTACTACGTCAACTCCGTTCTCGCCAAGTGGGAGGTGGTGAAAGCCGGCTACGACGAGGCGGTCCTGCTCGACACGGAAGGATACGTGGCCGAGGCATCGGGGGAGAACATCTTCATCGTCCGGAACGGAATCCTCCAGACCACGCCCCTCACCTCGATCCTGCCGGGGATCACGCGGGACTCCGTGCTCACGATCGCGCACAAGTTGGACCTCCCCGTGAAGGAAATGCGGTTCTCGAGGGACGAGATGTACATCGCCGAGGAGATGTTCTTTACCGGCACGGCGGCCGAGATCACTCCCGTGCGGGAAGTCGACGACCGGCGGGTGGGGACGGGGAAGCCGGGCCCGGTCACGAAGCAAATCCAGGAGAAGTTCTTCGACATCGTGCGCGGGAGAGACGCGCTGTTCCTGCATTGGCTGGACACCCTAAAGTGA
- a CDS encoding nicotinate phosphoribosyltransferase (catalyzes the formation of 5-phospho-alpha-D-ribose 1-diphosphate and nicotinate from nicotinate D-ribonucleotide and diphosphate), with protein sequence MDPIPSWEEIRRGDTTDVYFRHTMEVLRKVGKDRAHVKAEAFVKRFPAGYDYGILTGMDEMLPLFSGQEVDVRAMEEGSLFFTGEPVLSVEGPYGAFCEMETAMLGILCQASGVATKASRIKHLAGEKTVLSFGARRMHPVLSTIIDRNAFIGGIDAVSVIRSAEYLGESPVGTMPHALILVLGDTVAALRAFDDAVDPAVPRVCLVDTLQDEKFEAVRAAETLGKKLAAVRLDTPASRRGNFRRLIQEVRWELDLRGFDHVRILASGGLGEEDIRDLLDVADGFGVGTCISNAPTIDFALDIVEVEGVPFAKRGKHSGGKQVVSCPSCSSRKVVPESAAKPRCACGAGMEGLLLLAMRRGEVLAACRSPRELRKRVLDRVARFHSRREEE encoded by the coding sequence TTGGACCCTATCCCCAGCTGGGAAGAGATTCGGCGAGGGGACACGACCGACGTCTATTTCCGCCATACCATGGAGGTCCTCCGGAAGGTGGGGAAGGACCGCGCCCATGTGAAGGCCGAAGCGTTCGTCAAGCGATTCCCGGCGGGGTACGACTACGGGATCCTGACCGGAATGGACGAGATGCTCCCGCTCTTCTCCGGGCAGGAGGTCGACGTCCGGGCGATGGAGGAGGGGTCGCTCTTCTTCACGGGAGAGCCGGTCCTTTCCGTCGAAGGGCCTTACGGCGCGTTCTGCGAGATGGAGACCGCGATGCTCGGCATCCTCTGCCAGGCCTCGGGGGTGGCCACCAAGGCGTCCCGGATCAAGCATCTGGCCGGTGAGAAGACGGTCTTGAGCTTCGGCGCGCGCCGGATGCACCCGGTTCTTTCCACGATCATCGACCGGAACGCCTTCATCGGCGGGATCGACGCGGTGTCGGTCATCCGCAGCGCCGAGTATCTGGGCGAGTCGCCCGTCGGCACGATGCCCCACGCGCTCATCCTTGTGCTCGGGGACACGGTTGCCGCATTGCGCGCTTTCGACGACGCCGTGGATCCGGCGGTCCCGCGCGTCTGCCTGGTCGACACGCTCCAGGACGAGAAGTTCGAGGCGGTCCGCGCGGCGGAGACCCTGGGGAAAAAGCTCGCCGCCGTCCGGCTGGATACCCCCGCATCCCGCCGCGGAAATTTCCGCAGGCTCATCCAGGAAGTCCGTTGGGAGCTCGACCTCCGGGGATTCGACCACGTCCGCATCCTGGCCTCCGGCGGACTGGGCGAGGAGGACATCCGGGACCTTCTCGACGTGGCGGACGGTTTCGGCGTCGGGACGTGCATCAGCAACGCCCCGACCATCGATTTCGCGCTGGATATCGTCGAAGTGGAGGGCGTCCCGTTCGCCAAGCGGGGAAAGCATTCTGGGGGAAAGCAGGTCGTCTCCTGCCCGTCCTGCTCCTCGCGGAAGGTCGTCCCGGAGTCCGCAGCGAAACCGCGGTGTGCCTGCGGCGCCGGGATGGAAGGCCTGCTCCTGCTTGCGATGAGGAGAGGAGAGGTCCTTGCGGCCTGCCGCTCCCCGCGCGAGCTCCGGAAGAGGGTCCTCGACCGGGTGGCCCGCTTTCATTCCCGCAGGGAAGAGGAGTGA